Genomic window (Fundidesulfovibrio magnetotacticus):
ATGCTGGCCATTCTCGACTACAAGGCAGGCAACCAGACCTCGGTGCGCCGCGCCCTGGACTACCTAGGCATCCCTTGCGCCATCACGGCGGACCCCGAGACGCTGCTCTCGGCCACGGGCGTCATCTTCCCCGGAGTGGGAGCGGCCGGACAGGCCATGGACCACCTCACGAGCACCGGGCTCGACCTGGTGCTCAAGCGCATCGTGGATGCGGGCAGGCCCATGCTGGGCATCTGCGTGGGCTGCCAGATCCTCCTGGACTACTCCGCAGAAAACGACACCAAGGCACTGGGCATCGTGCCCGGCGAGTGCGCCCTGTTCAACCCGGGCCTCACCGAGGAGGACGGCCAGCCCATCCGCGTGCCGCACATGGGCTGGAACAAGGTCTCCCTGGCCAAGCCCTGCGAGCTCTTCGCCGGAGTGGACCCGGACGCTGAGTTCTACTTCGTGCACAGCTACTACCCCGCCCCTGGTCCCGAATACGTGATCGGCAGGACGTTCTACGGCATGGAGTTCTGCTCCGTGCACGGCAGGCCCGGGCTGTGGGCCGTGCAGTTCCACCCGGAGAAGTCCGGGCGTCCGGGGCTCGCGCTTCTTTCCAACTTCGCCGCCTACTGCAGGGAGAAGTCCAATGCTCAGTAAACGCGTGATCCCCTGCCTGGACGTGCGCGACGGCAAACTCACCAAGGGCGTAAAGTTCCTGGGCAACGTGGACATCGGCGACCCCGTGGAAACCGCGCGCGCCTACTACGAGCAGGGCGCGGACGAGATCGTCTTCTACGACATCACCGCATCGGCCGAGGGCCGGGGCATCATGCTCAAGGTGGTGGAGAAGGTGGCCTCGCAGATCTTCATCCCCTTCTCCGTGGGCGGGGGCATCTCCACCGTGGAGGACATGCGCGCCGTGCTCATGGCGGGCGCGGAGAAGATCTCGGTGAACTCGGCGGCCGTGAAGAATCCCGACATCATCAGCGAGGGCGCGGCGGCCTTCGGAGCCCAGTGCATCGTGGTGGGCATGGACGTTCTGCGCGTGGGCGTTTCGGAACAGATCCCCTCGGGCTACGAGATCGTGATCCATGGCGGGCGCAAACGCATGGGGCTGGACGCCATCGAGTGGGCCAAGACCGTGGAGGCCCTGGGCGCGGGCGAACTCTGCGTGAACTCCATCGACGCCGACGGCACCAAGGAAGGCTACGAGCTGAACCTCACCCGCACCATCAGCGAGGCCGTGACCATCCCCGTGATCGCCTCGGGCGGAGCGGGCTCGCCCGCGCACATGCGCGACGCGCTCACGGAAGGCAAGGCCAGCGCGGCGCTCATCGCCTCCATCGTGCACTACGGCGAGTACACCATCCGGGAACTCAAGGACTACCTCCACGCCGAGGGCGTGAAGATGCGCATGGTCTGGTAAGGCCTCGGCCCCGGTCAAGGGGTGCGGCCACGACAGGGCCAGACATGCGGACTCCGGCCAGGGTCTCGCGCTTCCGAGAAAGGCGAGAGCCCGTCGGCCCCGGAGTCCCCGCTTACGAGCTGTCAAGCGCGGAGCACCCGCAGGGCCGACAAGCCCTGCGCGGCTCCCTTGAAGCGGCTTCAACGCCCTGACGGGGTGATCATGCCTGAGCGCCCTGATCCTCGCCGCCGGGCAGGCCGGGAGGCGCGGCATAGAGCCTCAGGCCCGCCGCCGTGTCCTCGGTGCGGAAACCCAGGGCCTCGATGTCCGCGCGCAGGGCGTCGGCGCTGGCGAAGTCCTTGGCCTTGCGGGCCTTTTCGCGCTCGCGGTCCAGGCGCGCGGCCTCCTCGGGCCAGTCGGTCCGGGACAGGGGCATCCGGGATTCGTCCAGCACGCCCAACACCGAGTCCACGGCCTTGAGCCCCTCCAGGCGGGCGGCCGCGTCGGCGGCCTGGGCCTTCTTCCCGGCCGCGGCGCTGTTGGCGGCGCGGCAGAAGGCGAAGAGCTTGGGCCAGAAATGGTGCAGGGAGAGATCGTCCTCCACGGCCTGGTCCAGCTCGCGGCGCAGGGTTTCCACGGCGGCCAGGGTCTCGGCCGAGGCCTGTTCCGCGCCGTGGGCCACATGGGCCAGGTTGGCGGCGGTGTCGCGCAGCTTGCGCCAGTTGGCGCTCCACATGGCCAGGGTCTTGTCCGAGGCGTCCAGGGCGCGGCGGTAGTGCACCGAGAGCAGCCACAGGCGCACGGCCCGGTAGCCGCCCATGACGCGCGCCGTCTCGCGCAGGTCCGGTTCGGCGGCGTCGCGGCGCACGCTGCCGCAGGCCATCCAGGCCTCGGGGCGGGTGGCGGCGGCCAGGCTCCAGATGGCGCGCAGGTTCTCCAGGTCCGGGAACACCTGGCCCTCCCCGGCCAGCACCGCGCTCACGCGCGGCAGCGCGGCCAGGGGGCAGGCGGCCATCTGGAGGAACCAGCTGGGGCGCACGGAGCCCCATTCGGTCTGCACAACCTGCCCGAGCTTGAGGTCCTGCAGGCTCACGCGCTTGAGCAGGGTGAAGTCCTGGGGATTGTCCTTGAGGTAGGCGGCCAGGTCCACGGTTTTGCCCAGGGCCAGTTTGGCCATGTCGGCGTGGGAGAGGCTGCCGTAGGCCTTGTCGCGGGCGACGTCGAAGTAGACCGAGCGAAGTTTCTCGTAGCACAGGCCCTTGCGCATGAGGGCGCGGGTGATCTCCAGCATGCGCTCGAGCGCCCCCGAGGCCGCCGGGAACACGGCGCGCACGCCCAGGTCGTCTGCCAGGCCCACCATCTCCGCGCGGGTTTGCTCCGAGCAGGCGTCCAGGCTCGCGCACGCGGCGCGGGCGGCGGCCAGGGCGCGGTCGTCCATGTCGGCCATGCCCACGGCCAGGAGGGCTTCCCCGCCCGAGGCGCGCACGCTGCGCGCCAGCACGTCCAGGGTTACGGCGCGCCGCCAGGCCTCGGCCCCGGCCGGGGCGTCCAGGCTTGGGCCGGGTGTGTAGAGCCCGGCCGGGCCGGACGAGAGATGCACGGGCTTGCCGGTGGCGATGTCCTTCAGGCGCGCGCCCTGGGCCTGGGGCGGCGCGAAGAGCGTGGTGGAGAGGTAGCGTTCGCCGCCGTCGGGCAGGATGACAACCACGAGGCCGCTTTCGAGCTCGCCGCACAGGTGCACGGCCGCCGCCATGGCTGCCCCGCCGCTCATGCCCGCGAGGATGCCCTCCTCCCGGGCCAGCCTCCGGGCCATCTCGAAGGCCTCTTCGTCCTCCACGGCCACGACGGCGCCCAGCTGGCGCTTGTCGTAGATGCCCGGCGGGTAGGACTCCTGCATGTTCTTCAGGCCCTGGATGCGGTGCCCGGGCCTTGGCTCCACCGCCACAACCTTGACGGAGGGGTTCAATTCCTTGAGCGCCTTGGCGATGCCCATCACCGTGCCCGAAGTGCCCAGGGTGGCCACCACGTGGGTTACGGCCCCGCCGGTCTGCTCCCAGATCTCGCGGCCTGTGCCCCGGTAGTGGGCCTCGATGCTGGCGGGATTGTTGAACTGGTCCATGAGCACGTAGCGCTCGGGGTGCTCGCGGGCCAGGCGGTAGGCCTCCTCGATGGCCCCGTCGGTGCCCAGTTGGCCGGGCGTGAGCATCAGTTCGGCGCCGTAGGCGCGCATGATGCGCTTGCGCTCCTCCGAGGCCGACGAGGGCATCACGAGCGTGAGCCTGAGCCCCTTCACGGCGCAGACCATGGCCAGCCCGATGCCCGTGTTGCCCGAAGTGGCCTCGATCACTGTCTTTTCCGGGGTGAGTTCCCCGGAGTCCAGGGCGGCGTCGATCATGGCCAGAGCCACGCGGTCCTTGATGGAGCCGCCGGGGTTCTTGGCTTCGAGCTTGACGACCAGCCCGACCGCCGGGTTAGGATTGAGCCTGCGGATCGCGACCAGGGGCGTATCGCCCGCGAGGGAGAGGATGTCCGGGTGAGCCATGCCCTTGGCATTTAGGGGAAAGACTCCCGGCTGGCAAGGAACTTGCTTGAGCGAGGCCATGAACACCACCCTGCACCAATACCTCACCGCCAACCTGGAGACCATGGCATCCCTCAAGGAGCCCGTGGCCACGTGGCTGGCCAAGAGCGTCGCGGACATCGAAGGCGCGCTCGGACGCATCTTCGTCAACCACATGGGCATCCTGGACTGGCGCATGGACGACGGCTCCGGGCTCATCGCCAAGTGTCCGCCCCTGCCCGCGCTCTACGACGACTGGCGTAGGTTGGAGAAACCCGAGCGCGACGCCACGGTGATCGTGGGCGTCAACCTTGGCTACGGCCTGAACCACCTGCTCACGGGAACGCCCAATTCCCACAAAGTGCTGGTGATCGAGCCCCGCCCGGACATGCTCCTGGCCTGCCTCGGCCAGACCGACTACACGCCCTTCCTCAAGCTGGGCAAGCTGCGCTTCGTCATGCCCGGCCACGACCAGATCGAGCAGGCCATCCAGCGCCTGGACATCAAGCTGATCTACGGCAACATCCACCTGCGCAACGACCTGCCCTCCCAGCAGATCGGCCCCGAGTACGCCCAGCTCACGCACATCACGCGCGGCAAGCTGGAGAACTTCTCCGTGGAGTTGGCCACCCTGCGCCTGAAGCAGGAGGTGATGGTGGGCAACGAGCTCAAAAACTTCTCCCGCGCCATGAACGACGGCAGCCTCCTGCCGCTCAAGGACATGGCGAAGGGCGTCACGGCCGTGATCCTGGGCGCGGGGCCCTCCCTGGCCGATATCGGCCCCCAGCTGGCCCAGAGGCCCGGGCACGCCCTTTACGCGGCCGCGCTCCAGACCCTCCCGGCCCTGGAACGCGTGGGCCTCAAGCCCGACATCTGCCTGGCCATCGACTTCCGCCCCGAGATGCTGGCCCTCTACGACGGGCTCCGGGACGACAGCTGGCTCAAGGACCTGCCCCTGATCTATTCCACCAAGATGGACCCCAGGGTGGTGGACCACTACCCCGGCCCGAGAATTCCCCTGTGGACCATGGGCGGCTTGGCCACCTACGTGTTCCCCGATCACGAACTGGTGCTCGACGCCGGCGGCAACGTGGGCGTCACCCTGGCGCGCTTCCTGGCCTGGACCGGCGTGGGCCGCATCATCCTGGCCGGGCAGGACTTCGCCTGGCAGGCCGACCGCTCCCATGCCCCCGGCCACCACGCCCACGAGACCGTCGCCCTCAACGACCAGAGCACCACCGTACACATCACCAACATGCACGGACAGCGCATCTACTCCAACGTAGGCTACCTCTCGGCCAAGCGCGACCTGGAAAAAGACCTGCGCAAGGCCCAGGTGCCCGTCTACAACATTTACGGCGGCGGCGTGGAGATCGAGGGCAGCCGCGTGGTGGACGTGGACGAATGCCATGCCCGGGGCCTTCTGACCTCCGAACCCGGGGCCAAGGAACGCTTCCTCTGGAGCCTGAAGCGCGCCAACCAACCCCGCGTGCGCCCCGTCTACGAGCCGCGCTACAAAACCTGGAACAACTCCCTGCGCAACGCCACCCGGCAGTTGGAAAAGTTCTTCAAGAAGCCCGGCAAGCACCAGCAGGACATCCATCAGCTGCTCAACCGCGTGTACCACTTCCTCAAGCAGGATCCGCTCTACCTGCCCTACCTCTACAACGAGATCATGGACATGGCCGCCATGGTCCAGTGCCGCGAAAAGTACGCCCCAACGGACATGAAGGAATACCGCGACATCCTCAAGCGCAGCCTGGACAAGGTGAAGGAGATGGACGCCGCCCTGGGACCCCAGGGGGTGACGCGCAAGGAAGCCGCCGCCTGAAACGACTGACGCGCCCGGACCGGTGCGCCTTGGCATACTGTGCCCCGGGCTGGTTGGAAGAGAAGCCGCCGACGGCCCGAGGGCTTCGCCCTCCGGACTCCCGCTATGCTTGGCGGGCTTCACCTGTTGCGTAAGTGTTGCCGCAGGCGATGTTTCGCGGACCGGTCGTGCCTTGCGCGAAGCGAAGCCAGCCCCTCCCCCGATCCATCTTCCGGCGTCCTGCCCACGACGCATCTTCCCGGTATCGCGAGCGAACAAGTTGATTTTGAAATTCAAACTCGGTAGATACCCTCCCAACAGGAGCCACTCATGGAGATTCGTTGCCTCAAAGAGCTGGCGTCGGGGTCCTACCGCTACGGCCAGATGGCCGCCACCGTCCACCAGTTGGCCACCGTGCTCGGCAAGGCCGTGGACGCCAAGGACAAGCGCCTCTTCGACCACTCCGCCCTCACGGCCGACCTGGCCTCCGTCCTGGCCCTGGCCCACGGCCTCTCCAGCAAGCAGACCGGCGTGGTGCACATCGCCGGACACCTGCACGACATCGGCAAGATCGGAATCCCGGACGCCATCCTCTTCAAGCGGGGACGCCTAGACGCCTCCGAATGGGAGGCCGTGCGCCGCCATCCAGCCATCGGCGCGGAAATTCTTGCGCCCATCGAACTCTTCGCCAAGCGAAACGGCGTGGCCGAACTGGTGCTCTGCCACCACGAGAGTTTCGACGGCTCCGGCTATCCGCGCGGACTCTCCGGCGCGGATATCCCCTTGGGCGGCCGCATCCTGGCCGTGGCCGACAGCATGGCCGCCATGTTGGAACATCGCGTCTACCGCCCCGCCCTCACGCTGGATGAGGCCCTGGCGGAGATCGAGCGCCACCGGGGCACGCGCTACGACCCGGAACTCTGCCGCAGCCTCTTCGGCCACGCGGGGGCCGTGGCCGAGGCGGTGGCCCGCCACTCCGGGACGGCCCCCCGCGAAGCGGAGCCCACCCGGGAGGAGCAGGCAGCGCCGACACCGGCCGCGGTGGCCGTCTGATCCCTCCGTGCGGGGGGAGTCCTTCCGGCCGTGCGTCGTTCTGCCGCTCCTCCTCCGTCTGATCCCTCCGCGCAGGGAAGCCGGGGGGCCTTCGAGCCATCGCAAGGGCAACCCGGCCTGATCCGTCCGCGCGCGGGCTGGACCGCGCCGACCGCCAGGATCTTCAGCGGTGCGGGTTCGCGGGCGCCGGGCAGTCGCGGCAAGGCCGCTCCGGCCTGGAGCGCCAGGGCAA
Coding sequences:
- the hisH gene encoding imidazole glycerol phosphate synthase subunit HisH, giving the protein MLAILDYKAGNQTSVRRALDYLGIPCAITADPETLLSATGVIFPGVGAAGQAMDHLTSTGLDLVLKRIVDAGRPMLGICVGCQILLDYSAENDTKALGIVPGECALFNPGLTEEDGQPIRVPHMGWNKVSLAKPCELFAGVDPDAEFYFVHSYYPAPGPEYVIGRTFYGMEFCSVHGRPGLWAVQFHPEKSGRPGLALLSNFAAYCREKSNAQ
- the hisF gene encoding imidazole glycerol phosphate synthase subunit HisF produces the protein MLSKRVIPCLDVRDGKLTKGVKFLGNVDIGDPVETARAYYEQGADEIVFYDITASAEGRGIMLKVVEKVASQIFIPFSVGGGISTVEDMRAVLMAGAEKISVNSAAVKNPDIISEGAAAFGAQCIVVGMDVLRVGVSEQIPSGYEIVIHGGRKRMGLDAIEWAKTVEALGAGELCVNSIDADGTKEGYELNLTRTISEAVTIPVIASGGAGSPAHMRDALTEGKASAALIASIVHYGEYTIRELKDYLHAEGVKMRMVW
- a CDS encoding cysteine synthase, which encodes MAHPDILSLAGDTPLVAIRRLNPNPAVGLVVKLEAKNPGGSIKDRVALAMIDAALDSGELTPEKTVIEATSGNTGIGLAMVCAVKGLRLTLVMPSSASEERKRIMRAYGAELMLTPGQLGTDGAIEEAYRLAREHPERYVLMDQFNNPASIEAHYRGTGREIWEQTGGAVTHVVATLGTSGTVMGIAKALKELNPSVKVVAVEPRPGHRIQGLKNMQESYPPGIYDKRQLGAVVAVEDEEAFEMARRLAREEGILAGMSGGAAMAAAVHLCGELESGLVVVILPDGGERYLSTTLFAPPQAQGARLKDIATGKPVHLSSGPAGLYTPGPSLDAPAGAEAWRRAVTLDVLARSVRASGGEALLAVGMADMDDRALAAARAACASLDACSEQTRAEMVGLADDLGVRAVFPAASGALERMLEITRALMRKGLCYEKLRSVYFDVARDKAYGSLSHADMAKLALGKTVDLAAYLKDNPQDFTLLKRVSLQDLKLGQVVQTEWGSVRPSWFLQMAACPLAALPRVSAVLAGEGQVFPDLENLRAIWSLAAATRPEAWMACGSVRRDAAEPDLRETARVMGGYRAVRLWLLSVHYRRALDASDKTLAMWSANWRKLRDTAANLAHVAHGAEQASAETLAAVETLRRELDQAVEDDLSLHHFWPKLFAFCRAANSAAAGKKAQAADAAARLEGLKAVDSVLGVLDESRMPLSRTDWPEEAARLDREREKARKAKDFASADALRADIEALGFRTEDTAAGLRLYAAPPGLPGGEDQGAQA
- a CDS encoding motility associated factor glycosyltransferase family protein translates to MSEAMNTTLHQYLTANLETMASLKEPVATWLAKSVADIEGALGRIFVNHMGILDWRMDDGSGLIAKCPPLPALYDDWRRLEKPERDATVIVGVNLGYGLNHLLTGTPNSHKVLVIEPRPDMLLACLGQTDYTPFLKLGKLRFVMPGHDQIEQAIQRLDIKLIYGNIHLRNDLPSQQIGPEYAQLTHITRGKLENFSVELATLRLKQEVMVGNELKNFSRAMNDGSLLPLKDMAKGVTAVILGAGPSLADIGPQLAQRPGHALYAAALQTLPALERVGLKPDICLAIDFRPEMLALYDGLRDDSWLKDLPLIYSTKMDPRVVDHYPGPRIPLWTMGGLATYVFPDHELVLDAGGNVGVTLARFLAWTGVGRIILAGQDFAWQADRSHAPGHHAHETVALNDQSTTVHITNMHGQRIYSNVGYLSAKRDLEKDLRKAQVPVYNIYGGGVEIEGSRVVDVDECHARGLLTSEPGAKERFLWSLKRANQPRVRPVYEPRYKTWNNSLRNATRQLEKFFKKPGKHQQDIHQLLNRVYHFLKQDPLYLPYLYNEIMDMAAMVQCREKYAPTDMKEYRDILKRSLDKVKEMDAALGPQGVTRKEAAA
- a CDS encoding HD-GYP domain-containing protein, yielding MEIRCLKELASGSYRYGQMAATVHQLATVLGKAVDAKDKRLFDHSALTADLASVLALAHGLSSKQTGVVHIAGHLHDIGKIGIPDAILFKRGRLDASEWEAVRRHPAIGAEILAPIELFAKRNGVAELVLCHHESFDGSGYPRGLSGADIPLGGRILAVADSMAAMLEHRVYRPALTLDEALAEIERHRGTRYDPELCRSLFGHAGAVAEAVARHSGTAPREAEPTREEQAAPTPAAVAV